Proteins encoded in a region of the Methylosinus trichosporium OB3b genome:
- a CDS encoding MBOAT family O-acyltransferase encodes MLFYEPLFLFLYAPFVYCLYLLLGARRGARLALLLVASLLFYAWSEPLFVFLVLATVLADFFIARRIAANARAGGLWLALGVACNLGVLVTFKYAGFLVANVDAVARAFGAPGLALPAIALPIGVSFIVFEKITYLVDVRRGVTAPARSFSLYAFYVFFFPKLLAGPIVKYHEIAAQLDRFRHADMDDFVQGFARFMLGVAQKLLLADTLADGADLVFLADASRIGCADAFAGVLFFTFQIYFDFTGYSNMAIGLARMFGFRLPENFDRPYVAASLTEFWRRWHMSLTGWIKDYLYVPLGGNRLGERRTQINLWICFLASGLWHGAAWTYVAWGAYNGFFLALERAFLLDWLKRRPVWLANLLTFLVIMIGWTLFRATSLEQAGRLLLAMARPWPAAEPILFPAYDLVVLLIAAAICVAQRLTLSLGDRAALAPLAQRLAFAANGALALLFACAVGKGLADPFKPFLYFRF; translated from the coding sequence ATGCTCTTTTACGAACCGCTGTTCCTGTTTCTCTATGCGCCCTTCGTCTATTGCCTCTATCTGCTGCTCGGCGCCCGACGCGGCGCGCGGCTCGCCCTGCTGCTCGTCGCCAGCCTTCTCTTCTACGCCTGGAGCGAGCCGCTCTTCGTCTTCCTCGTGCTCGCGACGGTCCTCGCGGATTTTTTCATCGCCCGGCGCATCGCCGCGAACGCGCGCGCCGGCGGGCTGTGGCTCGCGCTCGGCGTCGCCTGCAATCTCGGCGTGCTCGTCACTTTCAAATATGCGGGATTTCTCGTCGCCAATGTCGATGCGGTGGCGCGCGCCTTCGGCGCGCCGGGGCTCGCTCTGCCGGCGATCGCTCTGCCGATCGGCGTCTCCTTCATCGTGTTCGAGAAGATCACTTATCTCGTCGATGTGCGCCGCGGCGTCACGGCGCCGGCGCGGAGCTTCTCGCTCTACGCCTTCTATGTGTTCTTCTTTCCCAAGCTGCTCGCCGGGCCGATCGTCAAATATCACGAGATCGCCGCGCAGCTCGACCGCTTCCGCCACGCCGACATGGACGATTTCGTCCAGGGGTTCGCGCGCTTCATGCTCGGCGTCGCGCAGAAGCTGCTCCTCGCCGACACTCTGGCCGACGGCGCCGATCTCGTCTTCCTCGCCGACGCCTCGCGCATCGGCTGCGCCGACGCCTTCGCCGGCGTGCTGTTCTTCACCTTCCAAATCTATTTCGATTTCACCGGCTACTCCAACATGGCGATCGGCCTCGCCCGCATGTTCGGATTTCGGCTGCCGGAGAATTTCGACAGGCCCTATGTCGCGGCGAGCCTCACCGAATTCTGGCGCCGCTGGCATATGTCGCTCACCGGCTGGATCAAGGATTATCTCTATGTTCCGCTCGGCGGCAATCGGCTCGGCGAGCGGCGCACGCAGATCAATCTCTGGATCTGCTTCCTCGCCTCCGGCCTCTGGCACGGCGCCGCCTGGACCTATGTCGCCTGGGGCGCCTATAACGGCTTCTTCCTCGCTCTGGAGCGCGCCTTCCTGCTCGACTGGCTGAAGCGCCGGCCTGTCTGGCTCGCCAATCTGCTCACTTTTCTCGTCATCATGATTGGCTGGACCTTGTTCCGCGCGACCTCGCTCGAGCAGGCGGGGCGGCTGCTGCTCGCCATGGCGCGGCCCTGGCCCGCCGCCGAGCCGATCCTGTTTCCGGCCTATGACCTCGTCGTCCTGCTGATCGCCGCGGCGATCTGCGTCGCGCAGCGGCTCACGCTGTCGCTCGGCGACCGCGCCGCGCTCGCGCCGCTCGCGCAGCGCCTCGCCTTCGCAGCCAATGGCGCGCTCGCTCTGCTCTTTGCCTGCGCTGTCGGCAAGGGCCTCGCCGATCCGTTCAAGCCCTTCCTCTATTTCCGCTTCTGA
- a CDS encoding RluA family pseudouridine synthase, translating into MTPEDMLSRLLYRDGLMLVVDKPAGLPVHRGPRGGDNLEDHFDALRFGLPRPPALAHRLDRDTSGCLVLGRHRKALERLGKLFRDGRIEKTYWAVVEGAPADDAGEIDMALGRLDSTRGWWMRPDPLGLPAQTHWRALARGQDTEGRDIAFLELKPRTGRTHQLRVHMQAMGWPILGDPVYGHGKREGAPPLHLHARAIVVPIRDGHESVAVTAPVPPHMRGTLDTLGCDETRA; encoded by the coding sequence ATGACGCCTGAAGACATGCTCTCGCGCCTCCTCTATCGGGACGGGCTGATGCTCGTCGTCGACAAGCCGGCCGGCCTGCCCGTGCATCGCGGCCCCAGGGGCGGCGACAATCTCGAGGATCATTTCGACGCGCTGCGCTTCGGCCTGCCGCGGCCGCCGGCGCTCGCCCACAGGCTCGACCGCGACACCTCCGGCTGCCTCGTGCTCGGCCGCCATCGCAAGGCGCTGGAGCGGCTCGGGAAGCTGTTCCGCGACGGGCGTATAGAAAAGACCTATTGGGCGGTGGTCGAAGGCGCGCCGGCGGACGACGCGGGCGAGATCGACATGGCGCTCGGCCGCCTCGATTCGACGCGCGGCTGGTGGATGCGGCCGGACCCCCTCGGCCTGCCGGCTCAGACCCATTGGCGCGCCCTCGCCCGCGGCCAGGATACGGAGGGGCGCGACATCGCCTTTCTGGAACTGAAGCCGCGCACCGGCCGCACGCATCAGCTGCGCGTCCACATGCAAGCGATGGGCTGGCCGATCCTCGGCGACCCGGTCTATGGACATGGCAAGCGCGAGGGCGCGCCGCCGCTGCATCTGCATGCGCGCGCCATCGTCGTGCCGATACGCGACGGCCATGAGAGCGTCGCCGTCACGGCGCCCGTCCCGCCGCATATGCGCGGAACGCTGGACACGCTCGGCTGTGACGAGACGCGAGCCTGA
- a CDS encoding HupE/UreJ family protein has protein sequence MKRLPIVVALILMSVFPALAHTADISTGKITPEKDRAFRVDIGFLATDLERIFSQTMSERSGAELSQPGVLETEIGRLIQRRVSMRDAEGHDCTSRVDYAGEDPANADSALVTLAFDCAAAPATLSYDATKLLAAQGAKGKHLVTLEGENAGQTMLYPSDPPLDLSKPLETTWQLMGKFLMAGVEHILTGYDHLCFLIAILLWATRVWPVVKIVTAFTVSHSVTLSLATLDIVTLPSQWVEAAIAASIIYVAVENFFSRRVDGRWRDTFLFGFIHGFGFASSLKELGVPQHAIVPALASFNIGVEVGQVGVVLILVPTLLLIDRQTGGKRDKRLVYAASTIIALFGAYWLLERVGLLGMVGLGG, from the coding sequence ATGAAACGGCTGCCGATCGTCGTCGCCTTGATCTTGATGTCGGTTTTTCCGGCCCTCGCCCATACGGCGGATATTTCGACGGGCAAGATCACGCCGGAAAAGGACCGCGCCTTCCGGGTCGACATCGGCTTTCTGGCGACCGACCTCGAGCGGATCTTCTCGCAGACCATGTCGGAGCGTTCCGGCGCCGAGCTGTCGCAGCCCGGCGTGCTGGAGACCGAGATCGGCCGGCTGATCCAGCGCCGCGTCTCGATGCGCGACGCCGAAGGTCATGATTGCACGAGCCGCGTCGATTACGCCGGCGAGGACCCGGCCAACGCCGACAGCGCGCTCGTCACTCTCGCCTTCGATTGCGCCGCCGCGCCCGCAACTCTGTCCTACGACGCGACCAAGCTGCTGGCGGCGCAGGGCGCGAAGGGCAAGCATCTCGTCACGCTCGAGGGCGAGAACGCCGGGCAGACGATGCTCTACCCCTCCGATCCGCCGCTCGATCTCTCCAAGCCGCTGGAGACGACGTGGCAGCTGATGGGCAAGTTCCTGATGGCCGGCGTCGAGCACATTCTCACCGGCTACGATCATCTGTGCTTCCTGATAGCCATTCTGCTGTGGGCGACGCGCGTCTGGCCGGTGGTGAAGATCGTGACCGCCTTCACCGTCTCGCATTCGGTGACGCTGTCGCTGGCGACGCTCGACATCGTCACTCTGCCCTCGCAATGGGTGGAGGCGGCGATCGCGGCGTCGATCATCTATGTCGCGGTGGAGAATTTCTTCTCGCGGCGCGTCGACGGCCGCTGGCGCGACACTTTCCTGTTCGGCTTCATTCACGGCTTCGGCTTCGCCAGCAGCCTGAAGGAGCTGGGCGTGCCGCAGCATGCGATCGTGCCCGCGCTCGCCTCTTTCAACATCGGCGTGGAGGTCGGTCAGGTGGGGGTCGTGCTCATTCTCGTGCCGACGCTGCTGCTGATCGACAGGCAGACCGGCGGCAAGCGCGACAAGCGGCTCGTCTACGCGGCCTCGACGATCATCGCGCTGTTCGGCGCTTATTGGCTGCTGGAGCGCGTCGGCCTGCTCGGCATGGTCGGTCTCGGCGGCTGA
- the pyrE gene encoding orotate phosphoribosyltransferase, which translates to MSNQDSRGHAISGAVVEAADPRRARLHHLIDRHSLQRGEFTLSSGRKSNYLFQLRQTTMLPEGAHLLGDVIVDFMKAHDLSCVGGLAVGAIPMVSAILVLSHAKGAPVDAFFVRKEAKSHGALERIDGHVRAGADVLIVDDVATSGGSILKTIEGLRAEHPDCRATKALVVVDREEGATEALAEQGVELYALFKRSEFEI; encoded by the coding sequence ATGAGCAATCAGGACAGCAGAGGTCACGCAATCTCGGGCGCCGTCGTCGAGGCGGCCGATCCGCGCCGGGCGCGGCTCCATCATTTGATCGACAGGCATTCTCTGCAGCGGGGCGAGTTCACGCTCTCCTCCGGCCGCAAGAGCAATTATCTGTTTCAGCTCCGCCAGACGACCATGCTGCCGGAGGGCGCGCATCTTCTTGGCGACGTCATCGTCGATTTCATGAAGGCGCATGATCTTTCCTGCGTCGGCGGGCTCGCCGTCGGCGCCATTCCCATGGTCTCGGCCATTCTCGTCCTCAGCCACGCCAAGGGCGCGCCGGTCGACGCCTTTTTCGTGCGCAAGGAGGCGAAGTCGCATGGCGCGCTGGAGCGCATCGACGGCCATGTGCGCGCCGGCGCCGATGTGCTGATCGTCGACGATGTGGCGACCTCCGGCGGCTCGATCCTCAAGACGATCGAAGGTTTGCGGGCGGAGCATCCGGATTGCCGCGCGACCAAGGCGCTGGTCGTCGTCGATCGCGAGGAGGGCGCGACCGAGGCGCTGGCCGAGCAGGGCGTGGAGCTCTATGCGCTGTTCAAGCGCAGCGAGTTCGAAATTTGA
- a CDS encoding c-type cytochrome, whose amino-acid sequence MSKTIRAVLLLAALAGATTAPAQTADPTAGRRLAASLCVECHRIDADTPARDAESKAPSFVELARMPSTNELAIKVFLRTSHAKMPNLILTADETDSIAAYIVGLAKK is encoded by the coding sequence ATGAGCAAGACGATTCGAGCGGTTCTTCTCCTCGCGGCGCTCGCCGGCGCCACAACGGCGCCGGCGCAAACCGCCGATCCGACGGCGGGCCGGCGCCTCGCCGCCTCCCTCTGCGTCGAATGTCATCGCATCGACGCCGACACGCCGGCGAGGGATGCGGAATCGAAGGCGCCGAGCTTCGTGGAGCTCGCTCGCATGCCCTCGACCAATGAGCTGGCGATCAAAGTCTTTCTGCGCACCTCCCATGCGAAGATGCCCAATCTCATTCTGACCGCCGACGAGACCGATTCGATCGCCGCCTATATCGTCGGCCTCGCCAAGAAATAA
- a CDS encoding nuclear transport factor 2 family protein, whose amino-acid sequence MLSIDTRRILPAMSDETSLLAANAAYYRAFIEGDIDRMSALWGEDDVACIHPGWPPLFGREAVLASYRDILRNPMQEPIVRRNERALIAGAEGRVICVEVVGGAALVATNWFRFAGGAWRLVHHQASPLAIGAPEPPPQERPRSLH is encoded by the coding sequence TTGCTTTCCATCGACACGCGGCGCATTCTGCCGGCCATGTCCGACGAGACCTCGCTTCTGGCGGCCAACGCCGCTTATTATCGCGCCTTCATAGAGGGCGACATCGACCGCATGAGCGCCCTCTGGGGCGAGGACGACGTCGCCTGCATTCATCCCGGCTGGCCGCCGCTGTTCGGCCGCGAGGCGGTGCTCGCCTCCTATCGCGACATTCTGCGCAATCCGATGCAGGAGCCGATCGTGCGCCGCAACGAGCGCGCGCTGATCGCCGGCGCCGAGGGGCGCGTGATCTGCGTCGAGGTGGTGGGCGGCGCCGCGCTGGTGGCGACCAATTGGTTCCGCTTCGCCGGCGGCGCCTGGCGGCTCGTCCATCATCAGGCGAGTCCGCTCGCCATCGGCGCGCCCGAGCCGCCGCCGCAGGAGCGTCCGCGCTCGCTGCACTGA
- a CDS encoding AMP-binding protein, translating into MTTSPDPAARQAAALSRAHPLTMFGFDALISGAAKLRPGRIAASDALGGETLDHAELDRRVDGFRAELRDYDLEPGERVLLAAAPSVRSLTALIGLIAAGLEPVLAPLGLSPQALAAGARGVSAAALIGPASIAGESLEETLLGVAATAPSIRLIGSLGPGTIDGAVCLGSLDRVPTPPPAWDIAAERPPPTRKVTIGVLDQFGAPRFYEQSALLARSLALVAEARVSGAAPLVALCSPGTIGGLIAGPLASLLSGAPLHFVSPFDADGFLAHLDAIGPARLVAPRAILADLDAAGLLTSGALVGCIAIARPDEAEDGFRAPADSCPIVEVAADGAARPAAREWARTAS; encoded by the coding sequence GTGACCACATCGCCCGATCCCGCCGCCCGCCAGGCCGCGGCGCTCTCCCGCGCGCATCCGCTGACCATGTTCGGCTTCGATGCGCTGATCTCCGGCGCAGCCAAGCTGCGACCCGGCCGCATCGCCGCCAGCGACGCGCTCGGCGGCGAGACGCTCGACCACGCCGAGCTCGACCGCCGCGTCGACGGCTTCCGCGCCGAGCTGCGCGACTATGACCTCGAGCCCGGCGAGCGGGTGCTGCTGGCCGCGGCCCCGAGCGTGCGCAGCCTCACCGCGCTCATCGGCCTCATCGCCGCCGGCCTTGAGCCGGTGCTGGCCCCGCTCGGCCTCTCCCCGCAGGCGCTCGCCGCCGGCGCCCGCGGCGTCTCGGCCGCGGCGCTGATCGGCCCGGCGTCGATCGCCGGCGAGAGCCTCGAGGAGACGCTGCTGGGCGTCGCCGCGACCGCGCCGTCGATCCGCCTCATCGGCTCGCTCGGTCCCGGAACCATCGACGGAGCCGTCTGTCTCGGCTCGCTCGATCGCGTTCCCACCCCTCCGCCCGCATGGGACATAGCGGCGGAACGGCCGCCGCCGACGCGCAAGGTGACCATCGGCGTGCTGGATCAATTCGGCGCGCCGCGCTTCTATGAGCAGAGCGCGCTGCTCGCCCGCAGCCTCGCGCTCGTCGCCGAGGCGCGGGTCAGCGGCGCGGCGCCTCTGGTCGCTCTGTGCTCGCCGGGAACCATCGGCGGCCTCATCGCCGGCCCGCTGGCCTCGCTCCTTTCGGGCGCGCCGCTGCATTTCGTCTCGCCCTTCGACGCCGACGGCTTCCTCGCCCATCTCGACGCCATCGGCCCGGCGCGGCTCGTCGCGCCGCGGGCGATCCTCGCCGATCTCGACGCCGCAGGCCTCCTGACCAGCGGCGCGCTCGTCGGCTGCATCGCCATCGCCCGGCCGGACGAAGCGGAGGACGGTTTTCGAGCGCCGGCGGACAGCTGTCCGATCGTCGAGGTCGCCGCCGACGGCGCCGCCCGCCCCGCGGCGCGCGAATGGGCGCGGACCGCCTCCTGA
- a CDS encoding extracellular solute-binding protein codes for MTMRAIRDAISSTRLLLALLLALPALAPAARAATHGIAMHGEPALPPDFAHLPYADPNAIPGGKVRIGLSGAFDSLNPFNLKSGSTAQGINGNVFQSLLARSNDEPFTLYGLVARSVETDDSREHVTFRLDPRAHFSDGAPLTSADVLFSFDLLKTKGRPQQRIAYGLVKRAEAPDAQTVTFDLTGAKDRELPLILGLMPVLPAHATDVEHFTDASLKPPIGSGPYVIAEVEPGARLVLRRDPNYWGKDLPLQRGMYNFDEIDIDYFRDGNALFEAFKAGLVDYREETSTARWASGYDVPAARDGRIALETLKSPGPKGLEGFVFNLRRAPFADIRLREALGLMFDFEWVDANLYSGLYTRTKSFFDESELCSTGRPASEAERALLAPFPGAVREDILEGRWTPPVHDGTGRDREPARRALELLSQAGWKLVDNALVKDGVPLAFEIMVTNRDQERLALFYADSLRRIGVAASVRLVDEVQYQRRRQKFEFDVMIGNWVASASPGNEQRMRWGSASAAQEGSFNLAGASSPAIDALIAALVSARGHEDFVAAVRAYDRVLLSGFYVVPLFHASKQWIAHSTKLARPQTLPRYSPLFGATLESWWRTAP; via the coding sequence ATGACGATGAGAGCGATTCGCGACGCCATCTCGAGCACGCGGCTTCTCCTCGCCCTCCTTCTCGCCTTGCCGGCCCTGGCGCCGGCGGCGCGCGCCGCGACGCATGGAATCGCCATGCATGGCGAGCCTGCGCTGCCGCCGGATTTCGCGCATCTTCCTTACGCCGATCCGAACGCCATCCCGGGCGGCAAGGTCCGCATCGGTCTTTCCGGCGCCTTCGACAGCCTCAATCCCTTCAATCTGAAATCCGGCTCGACCGCGCAGGGGATCAACGGCAATGTGTTCCAGAGCCTGCTGGCGCGCTCCAATGACGAGCCCTTCACGCTCTACGGCCTCGTCGCGCGTTCGGTGGAGACCGACGACTCCCGCGAGCATGTGACCTTCCGCCTCGATCCGCGCGCCCATTTCTCCGACGGCGCGCCGCTCACCTCGGCCGATGTGCTGTTCTCCTTCGATCTTCTGAAGACCAAGGGCCGGCCGCAGCAGCGCATCGCCTATGGCCTCGTCAAGCGCGCCGAGGCGCCCGACGCGCAGACGGTGACCTTCGATCTGACCGGCGCCAAGGATCGCGAATTGCCGCTGATCCTCGGCCTGATGCCGGTGCTGCCCGCGCATGCGACCGACGTCGAGCATTTCACCGACGCCTCCTTGAAGCCGCCCATCGGCTCCGGCCCCTATGTGATCGCCGAGGTCGAGCCCGGCGCGCGGCTCGTGCTGAGGCGCGATCCGAATTATTGGGGCAAGGATCTGCCGCTGCAGCGGGGCATGTATAATTTCGACGAGATCGACATCGATTATTTCCGCGACGGAAATGCGCTGTTCGAGGCCTTCAAGGCCGGGCTCGTCGATTATCGCGAGGAGACCAGCACCGCGCGCTGGGCCAGTGGCTATGACGTCCCGGCCGCGCGCGACGGCCGCATCGCGCTCGAAACCCTGAAGAGCCCGGGGCCCAAGGGGCTCGAGGGCTTCGTCTTCAATCTGCGGCGCGCGCCTTTCGCCGATATCCGCCTGCGCGAGGCGCTCGGGCTGATGTTCGATTTCGAATGGGTCGACGCCAATCTCTATTCCGGCCTCTACACCCGCACCAAGAGCTTCTTCGACGAATCGGAGCTCTGCTCCACCGGCCGTCCAGCCAGCGAGGCGGAGCGCGCTCTGCTCGCGCCCTTCCCCGGCGCCGTGCGCGAGGACATTCTCGAAGGCCGCTGGACGCCGCCGGTCCATGACGGCACCGGGCGCGACCGCGAGCCGGCGCGGCGCGCGCTGGAGCTGCTTTCGCAAGCGGGCTGGAAGCTCGTCGACAATGCGCTGGTCAAGGACGGCGTTCCGCTCGCCTTCGAGATCATGGTCACCAATCGAGATCAGGAGCGGCTCGCGCTCTTCTACGCCGATTCGCTGCGGCGCATCGGCGTCGCCGCCTCGGTGCGGCTCGTCGACGAGGTGCAATATCAGCGGCGGCGACAGAAATTCGAGTTCGACGTGATGATCGGCAATTGGGTGGCCTCGGCCTCGCCCGGCAATGAGCAGCGCATGCGCTGGGGCTCCGCAAGCGCCGCGCAAGAAGGCTCCTTTAATCTCGCGGGAGCTTCCTCGCCGGCGATCGACGCGCTCATAGCGGCGCTCGTCTCCGCGCGCGGGCATGAAGACTTCGTCGCCGCAGTGCGCGCCTATGATCGCGTGCTGCTTTCCGGTTTCTACGTCGTGCCGCTCTTTCACGCATCGAAGCAATGGATCGCTCACTCGACGAAACTCGCGCGGCCGCAGACGTTGCCGCGCTACTCGCCCTTGTTCGGGGCGACCTTGGAGAGCTGGTGGAGGACGGCGCCGTGA
- a CDS encoding invasion associated locus B family protein, whose protein sequence is MSILFPRLLAAALTGALLVSAGAQAQQKPAPRKPAPAPAAPAPAPASPAAPAQQAQPQAPQGPIKADLVAVQPDWTKVCGGDPQSKKEVCYTTRDFGAQADQPLLALAVYDPKGEDTKVVRLLLPPGLMLRPGFRFAVDKGALEAGEFEICFPNGCFALAKVKASLVDSMKKAEKLTIIVKNQYNNEVTFLLPLAGFGKAFDGPPIDPKVLEEQQKKLQDELQKKAEEERKKLEAQKPAAPAGK, encoded by the coding sequence ATGTCAATTCTATTTCCGCGGCTCCTCGCCGCGGCTCTCACGGGGGCCCTCCTCGTCTCGGCGGGCGCGCAGGCGCAGCAGAAGCCAGCGCCGCGCAAGCCTGCGCCTGCCCCCGCTGCGCCGGCGCCAGCGCCTGCGTCGCCCGCGGCTCCCGCACAGCAGGCGCAGCCGCAGGCTCCTCAGGGGCCGATCAAGGCGGACCTCGTCGCTGTGCAGCCCGATTGGACCAAGGTCTGCGGCGGCGATCCGCAGTCGAAGAAGGAAGTCTGCTATACGACGCGCGACTTCGGCGCGCAGGCCGACCAGCCGCTGCTGGCGCTCGCCGTCTACGACCCCAAGGGCGAGGACACCAAGGTCGTGCGCCTGCTGCTGCCTCCGGGACTGATGCTGCGGCCGGGCTTCCGCTTCGCGGTGGACAAGGGCGCGCTCGAGGCCGGCGAGTTCGAGATCTGCTTCCCCAACGGCTGCTTTGCTCTCGCCAAGGTCAAGGCGTCGCTCGTCGACAGCATGAAGAAGGCCGAGAAGCTGACGATCATCGTCAAGAATCAGTATAATAACGAGGTCACTTTCCTGCTGCCGCTGGCCGGCTTCGGCAAGGCCTTCGATGGCCCGCCGATCGACCCCAAGGTGCTCGAGGAGCAGCAGAAGAAGCTGCAGGACGAGCTGCAGAAGAAGGCCGAGGAAGAGCGTAAGAAGCTCGAGGCGCAAAAGCCCGCGGCGCCCGCCGGCAAGTAA
- the hspQ gene encoding heat shock protein HspQ, whose protein sequence is MPRECVAKFAIGQVVKHRRYPFRGVIYDVDPEFANTEEWWLSIPEEVRPRKDQPFYHLFAENSETEYVAYVSEQNLVPDESGDPVRHPQVDETFERAEDGYYRVKSAKRH, encoded by the coding sequence ATGCCGAGAGAATGTGTCGCCAAATTCGCGATCGGGCAGGTCGTCAAGCATCGCCGCTACCCGTTTCGCGGCGTGATTTACGATGTCGACCCCGAATTCGCCAACACCGAGGAATGGTGGCTCTCCATTCCCGAGGAAGTGCGGCCGCGCAAGGACCAGCCATTCTATCATCTGTTCGCGGAGAATTCGGAGACGGAATATGTCGCCTATGTCTCCGAGCAGAACCTCGTTCCCGACGAATCGGGCGATCCGGTGCGCCATCCGCAGGTCGATGAGACCTTCGAGCGCGCCGAGGACGGGTATTATCGGGTGAAGTCCGCCAAGCGGCACTGA
- a CDS encoding HpcH/HpaI aldolase/citrate lyase family protein, with product MKLPNQFYRPLAIGAPAPMREPPVKVERMIHFVPPHLEKLRAKVPELAKQVDVVLGNLEDAIPSDAKEAARKGFIEMAKATDFGSTGLWTRINALNSPWILDDLMEIVAAVGNKLDVVMLPKVEGPWDIHYLDQLLAQLEARNGVTKPILIHAILETAEGVKNVDAIAAASPRMHGVSLGPADLAASRAMKTTRVGGGHPDYRVIADAVPGEAARATFQQDLWHYTIAKMVDACASAGIKAFYGPFGDFSDPAACESQFRNAFLLGCAGAWSLHPTQIAIAKKVFSPDPAEVAFARRVLEAMPDGAGAVMIDGRMQDDATWKQCKVVVDLARQVAANDPDYAAVYGF from the coding sequence ATGAAGCTCCCCAACCAATTCTATCGTCCGCTCGCCATCGGAGCGCCGGCGCCCATGCGGGAGCCGCCGGTGAAGGTCGAGCGCATGATCCATTTCGTGCCGCCGCATCTCGAGAAGCTGCGCGCCAAGGTTCCCGAGCTCGCCAAGCAGGTGGACGTCGTGCTCGGCAATCTCGAGGACGCCATCCCCTCCGACGCCAAGGAGGCCGCCCGCAAGGGCTTCATCGAGATGGCGAAGGCGACCGACTTCGGCTCCACGGGCCTGTGGACCCGCATCAACGCGCTGAACTCGCCCTGGATCCTCGACGATCTGATGGAGATCGTCGCCGCGGTCGGCAATAAGCTCGATGTGGTGATGCTGCCCAAGGTCGAAGGGCCGTGGGATATTCATTATCTCGACCAGCTGCTCGCCCAGCTCGAAGCGCGCAACGGCGTGACCAAGCCGATCCTGATCCATGCGATCCTCGAGACCGCCGAGGGCGTCAAGAATGTCGACGCCATCGCCGCGGCGAGCCCGCGCATGCATGGCGTCAGCCTCGGCCCGGCCGATCTCGCCGCCTCGCGCGCGATGAAGACGACGCGCGTCGGCGGCGGCCATCCCGATTATCGCGTCATCGCCGACGCCGTCCCCGGCGAGGCGGCGCGCGCGACCTTCCAGCAGGATTTGTGGCATTACACCATCGCCAAGATGGTGGACGCCTGCGCCTCCGCGGGCATCAAGGCGTTTTACGGCCCGTTCGGCGATTTCTCCGATCCGGCCGCCTGTGAATCGCAGTTCCGCAACGCCTTCCTGCTCGGCTGCGCCGGCGCCTGGTCGCTGCACCCGACGCAGATCGCCATCGCCAAGAAAGTGTTCTCGCCCGATCCGGCGGAGGTCGCCTTCGCCCGCCGCGTGCTGGAGGCGATGCCGGACGGCGCCGGCGCGGTGATGATCGACGGCCGCATGCAGGACGACGCCACCTGGAAGCAATGCAAGGTGGTCGTCGACCTCGCCCGGCAGGTCGCCGCCAACGACCCGGATTATGCGGCGGTCTACGGCTTCTGA
- a CDS encoding response regulator transcription factor, which translates to MASTSSTKLGDERPRVAGSGGLAAQSSVDGQRSALRQKTADGPSEGADRNETVGAFPIDVAIADKSPLILAGLESLLAADRRFHLVLKVTDGEEFLDAAKLHQFQIAIIGWQLPTLHAREVLRALSRQPSAPKIVVYSGTNDPAAPAETLQLGGAGFVSKRAPPERLLDVLASVAAGDMVFPFVDIRKMRSDPLENLTLRERSLLSALGSGHTNNQLAKDFGVSINTIKFHLRNLFEKLEVRNRAQAISLFLEMKHGSWSAASPTGRAVDAPGPGRSKKPPRD; encoded by the coding sequence ATGGCCTCGACGTCTTCGACGAAGCTCGGAGATGAAAGACCGCGAGTCGCCGGCTCTGGCGGGCTCGCCGCCCAATCGAGCGTCGACGGTCAGAGATCCGCCCTGCGACAAAAGACGGCGGACGGCCCGTCCGAAGGGGCGGATCGCAATGAGACGGTCGGCGCCTTTCCGATCGATGTGGCCATTGCGGACAAGAGCCCTCTGATCCTCGCCGGGCTCGAGTCGCTGCTCGCCGCCGACCGTCGCTTCCATCTCGTGCTGAAAGTGACGGATGGCGAGGAGTTCCTGGACGCGGCGAAGCTGCATCAGTTCCAGATCGCCATCATCGGCTGGCAATTGCCCACGCTGCACGCCCGTGAGGTTCTGCGCGCGCTCTCGCGCCAGCCTTCGGCGCCGAAGATCGTCGTCTACAGCGGCACCAATGATCCCGCCGCCCCGGCGGAGACGCTGCAGCTCGGCGGCGCCGGCTTCGTCAGCAAGCGCGCGCCGCCGGAGCGGCTGCTCGACGTGCTGGCGTCCGTGGCAGCCGGCGACATGGTGTTCCCCTTCGTCGACATTCGTAAGATGCGCTCCGATCCGCTGGAGAATCTGACGCTGCGCGAGCGCAGCCTGCTCTCGGCGCTCGGCTCCGGCCACACCAACAACCAGCTCGCCAAGGATTTCGGCGTCTCGATCAACACGATCAAATTCCATCTGCGCAATTTGTTCGAGAAGCTCGAGGTGCGCAATCGCGCCCAGGCCATCTCGCTCTTCCTCGAGATGAAGCACGGCTCCTGGTCCGCCGCCTCGCCGACGGGACGCGCCGTGGACGCGCCGGGTCCCGGCCGTTCGAAGAAGCCGCCGCGCGACTGA